A window from Canis lupus baileyi chromosome 4, mCanLup2.hap1, whole genome shotgun sequence encodes these proteins:
- the DYDC1 gene encoding DPY30 domain-containing protein 1 yields MESTYLQKHLGTCLTQGLAEVARIRPVDPIEYLALWIYKYKENVTMEQLRQKEMANLERERELAEIEQEMMERLKAEELLFQQQQLAFQLELEMQEKERQRIEELQRAQEQLEKEMRMNMENIAKSEDSSHAEDVTSDSGKTLAEISDRYGAPNLSRVEELDEPMLSDVALNIDQDL; encoded by the exons ATGGAGTCGACATATCTGCAAAAGCACCTTGGGACATGTCTAACTCAAGGTCTTGCAGAAGTGGCAAGAATTCGCCCAGTGGATCCAATAGAATATTTAGCATTGTGGATttataaatataaggaaaatgtgaccATGGAGCAACTG AGACAGAAGGAAATGGCTAACTTGGAGCGGGAAAGAGAACTAGCTGAGATTGAGCAGGAGATGATGGAGAGGCTCAAAGCCGAAGAACTCCTGTTTCAGCAG CAACAGCTGGCATTCCAGCTGGAGCTGGAAatgcaagaaaaagagagacaaaggatAGAAGAACTACAGAGAGCTCAAGAACAATTAGAGAAG GAGATGAGAATGAATATGGAAAATATAGCTAAGAGTGAAGATAGTTCACATGCAGAG GATGTAACATCAGACTCAGGCAAAACACTAGCTGAAATCAGTGACCGATATGGGGCCCCTAACCTGAGCAGAGTGGAAGAACTTGACGAGCCAATGCTCTCTGAT gtTGCATTAAACATTGATCAAGATTTGTAG
- the DYDC2 gene encoding LOW QUALITY PROTEIN: DPY30 domain-containing protein 2 (The sequence of the model RefSeq protein was modified relative to this genomic sequence to represent the inferred CDS: substituted 3 bases at 3 genomic stop codons) — MCGSTRMETEYLKKCFGNCLSRALADVAKVRPSDPIEYLAHWLYHYRKIAKVKEEESQAKILLQEEYGNSLKETEMTEMLKQEECQIQQKSEKSHKPLISVASSTKKTAFMXENTKPLEKDATKQDSLPGTSSMIPGMPQXIPPRESSGQTDCNVKTLQEINYXAFQHEIAPQMYPGSKFLS, encoded by the exons ATGTGTGG GTCCACAAGAATGGAAACAGAGTACCTGAAGAAGTGCTTTGGAAATTGCCTGAGCCGGGCGCTGGCGGATGTGGCGAAGGTTCGGCCCAGTGACCCTATAGAGTACCTGGCTCACTGGCTTTATCATTACAGGAAAATAGCTAAAGTAAAAGAGGAG gaGAGCCAAGCGAAGATCCTGCTGCAGGAAGAATATGGTAATAGcctcaaagaaacagaaatgacagAAATGCTGAAGCAAGAGGAGTGTCAGATTCAACAGAAGAGTGAGAAGTCTCACAAG ccaCTGATATCTGTAGCTAGTTCCACAAAGAAGACCGCATTCATGTAAGAGAACACAAAACCCCTTGAGAAGGATGCCACGAAACAGGACTCTCTGCCAGGTACTTCCAGTATGATTCCAGGAATGCCTCAATAGATTCCTCCTCGAGAGTCATCTGGCCAGACTGACTGTAATGTCAaaactctgcaagaaataaatTACTAGGCTTTTCAGCATGAAATTGCTCCCCAAATGTATCCTGGCtccaaatttctttcttaa